One window of the Syngnathoides biaculeatus isolate LvHL_M chromosome 11, ASM1980259v1, whole genome shotgun sequence genome contains the following:
- the bbs7 gene encoding Bardet-Biedl syndrome 7 protein isoform X2 — protein MEINLNRVDYIQVGVTSQKTMRLLPVLGKKSTQKVAVADQDGILTCFGIKKGEAVPVFKTLPGQKISRMDLGGAAGTPQEKIFVCSGSQVRGFTKKGKQFLTFDANLTESINAMHVSGADLFVCASYIYNHYCDCKDQDYFLSGDKINDIVCLTSEELPRPIPVLACQDRVLRVLQGSDLAYEAEVPGPPSVLERYNKDGGEDVLYGTTDGKIGLIQIGESVAAIKWEIDNDKRKGGILCLDTYDITGDGVSDVLVGRDDGTVAVYGFDSGNEPTLRFEHALSESVTSIQGGCVGKESYDEVLTATYTGWVTGLTTEPQKAEMGAGDEVRMSKETQSKMEALRAEVEQLQVKVQLGREQYQQTSLSKTAVAVAPAFSINDKFTLCQDDASYSLMLEVQTAIDNLLLQSDVPIDLLDVDNNSAVVSFSECDSEPNGNFLLATYRCQANTTRLELKVRSIEGQYGTLRAYVTHRLQPKTCQVRQYHIKPLSLHQRTHSIDHERPMNRLSLVGQFSFAEIHSWVVFCLPEVPEKTPAGESVTFYFLNTFLGTQLHATYSKGEGHFKSDNISTISILSDVLSKEATKRKINLNISYDINDDSVSHTLKMIHPKLEYQLVLARKVQLIDALKELQLHEGNADFLISEYRSILDESDSLLEEYKRQPAHLERLYGMITDLFIDKFKFKGQNVKAKVTSLLEILDNYDLNSLLDFFNEA, from the exons ATGGAGATTAATCTAAATCGAGTTGATTATATCCAG GTTGGTGtgacgtcccaaaaaacaaTGAGGCTGCTGCCAGTACTTGGAAAAAAGTCCACCCAGAAG GTAGCTGTAGCAGACCAAGATGGCATCTTGACATGTTTTGGAATTAAGAAGGGCGAGGCAGTC CCCGTTTTCAAAACACTACCGGGGCAGAAAATATCCCGAATGGACCTGGGTGGAGCAGCGGGAACGCCGCAGGAGAAGATCTTCGTCTGTTCTGGGTCACAAGTGCGAGGATTCACCAAGAAGGGCAAACAGTTCCTCACCTTTGACGCCAACCTCACCGAGAGCATCAACGCCAT GCACGTGTCCGGCGCTGACCTCTTTGTGTGCGCCAGCTACATCTACAACCACTACTGCGACTGCAAGGACCAGGACTACTTCCTGTCTGGGGACAAGATCAACGACATCGTCTGTTTGACCTCGGAGGAGCTGCCTCGCCCCATCCCGGTGCTGGCGTGTCAGGATCGCGTTCTCAGGGTGCTACAg GGGTCTGACTTGGCCTATGAAGCAGAAGTGCCAGGACCTCCATCTGTACTAGAACGCTacaacaaagatggag GAGAGGACGTCCTGTACGGGACAACGGACGGCAAAATCGGGCTGATTCAGATCGGCGAGAGTGTGGCGGCCATTAAATGGGAGATTGACAACGACAAAAGGAAAGGAG GTATCCTCTGTCTCGACACCTATGACATCACCGGCGACGGCGTGAGCGACGTCCTGGTGGGCCGCGACGACGGCACGGTGGCCGTTTACGGTTTTGACAGCGGCAACGAGCCCACGCTACGCTTCGAGCAC GCCTTGTCCGAAAGCGTGACCTCCATCCAGGGAGGCTGCGTGGGAAAGGAATCCTACGACGAGGTCTTGACCGCCACCTATACAG GTTGGGTGACGGGTCTGACCACAGAACCCCAAAAGGCTGAAATGGGTGCTGGAGACGAGGTCAGGATGAGCAAAGAGACTCAATCCAAAATGGAAGCCCTCAG GGCGGAGGTGGAGCAGCTCCAGGTGAAGGTCCAGCTGGGCCGCGAGCAGTACCAGCAGACGTCGCTGTCCAAGACGGCCGTCGCCGTGGCGCCCGCTTTCAGCATCAACGACAAGTTCACGCTGTGCCAGGATGACGCCAGCTACAGCCTCATGCTGGAGGTGCAGACCGCCATCGACAACCTGCTGCTGCAG AGCGACGTCCCCATCGACCTGCTGGATGTGGACAACAACTCGGCGGTGGTCAGCTTCAGCGAGTGCGACTCGGAG CCAAATGGCAACTTCCTGCTGGCCACTTACAGGTGTCAAGCCAACACCACCAGACTGGAGCTCAAG GTTCGGTCCATCGAGGGGCAGTACGGCACCTTGCGGGCTTACGTCACCCACCGGCTGCAGCCCAAGACGTGTCAGGTTCGCCAGTATCACATCAAACCTCTGTCTCTTCACCAACGCACGCACAGCATCGACCACGAAAG ACCCATGAACAGGCTGAGTCTGGTGGGACAGTTCAGTTTCGCAGAGATCCACTCGTGGGTGGTCTTCTGTCTGCCGGAGGTGCCGGAAAAGACGCCAGCTGGGGAGAGCGTCACCTTTTACTTCCTCAACACCTTCTTGGGTACGCAGCTGCACGCCACCTACAG caAAGGGGAGGGTCACTTCAAGTCGGACAACATCTCCACCATCTCCATCCTGAGCGACGTCCTCTCCAAagaggccaccaaacgcaaaaTCAACCTGAACATTTCATACG ATATCAACGACGACTCTGTGAGCCACACCCTCAAGATGATCCACCCGAAGCTGGAGTACCAGTTGGTGCTGGCGAGAAAAGTTCAGCTCATCGATGCTCTGAAA GAGCTCCAGCTTCACGAGGGCAACGCCGACTTCCTCATCTCGGAATATCGCAGCATCCTGGACGAGTCGGACAGTCTGCTGGAGGAGTACAAGAGGCAGCCGGCGCACCTGGAGAGGCTTTACg GCATGATCACAGACCTCTTCATCGATAAGTTCAAGTTCAAAGGGCAGAATGTGAAAGCCAAAGTGACGTCGCTCTTGGAGATCCTGGATAATTACGATTTAAATTCATTATTAGACTTTTTCAACGAGGCTTAA
- the bbs7 gene encoding Bardet-Biedl syndrome 7 protein isoform X1: MEINLNRVDYIQVGVTSQKTMRLLPVLGKKSTQKVAVADQDGILTCFGIKKGEAVPVFKTLPGQKISRMDLGGAAGTPQEKIFVCSGSQVRGFTKKGKQFLTFDANLTESINAMHVSGADLFVCASYIYNHYCDCKDQDYFLSGDKINDIVCLTSEELPRPIPVLACQDRVLRVLQGSDLAYEAEVPGPPSVLERYNKDGGEDVLYGTTDGKIGLIQIGESVAAIKWEIDNDKRKGGILCLDTYDITGDGVSDVLVGRDDGTVAVYGFDSGNEPTLRFEHALSESVTSIQGGCVGKESYDEVLTATYTGWVTGLTTEPQKAEMGAGDEVRMSKETQSKMEALRAEVEQLQVKVQLGREQYQQTSLSKTAVAVAPAFSINDKFTLCQDDASYSLMLEVQTAIDNLLLQSDVPIDLLDVDNNSAVVSFSECDSEQPNGNFLLATYRCQANTTRLELKVRSIEGQYGTLRAYVTHRLQPKTCQVRQYHIKPLSLHQRTHSIDHERPMNRLSLVGQFSFAEIHSWVVFCLPEVPEKTPAGESVTFYFLNTFLGTQLHATYSKGEGHFKSDNISTISILSDVLSKEATKRKINLNISYDINDDSVSHTLKMIHPKLEYQLVLARKVQLIDALKELQLHEGNADFLISEYRSILDESDSLLEEYKRQPAHLERLYGMITDLFIDKFKFKGQNVKAKVTSLLEILDNYDLNSLLDFFNEA; this comes from the exons ATGGAGATTAATCTAAATCGAGTTGATTATATCCAG GTTGGTGtgacgtcccaaaaaacaaTGAGGCTGCTGCCAGTACTTGGAAAAAAGTCCACCCAGAAG GTAGCTGTAGCAGACCAAGATGGCATCTTGACATGTTTTGGAATTAAGAAGGGCGAGGCAGTC CCCGTTTTCAAAACACTACCGGGGCAGAAAATATCCCGAATGGACCTGGGTGGAGCAGCGGGAACGCCGCAGGAGAAGATCTTCGTCTGTTCTGGGTCACAAGTGCGAGGATTCACCAAGAAGGGCAAACAGTTCCTCACCTTTGACGCCAACCTCACCGAGAGCATCAACGCCAT GCACGTGTCCGGCGCTGACCTCTTTGTGTGCGCCAGCTACATCTACAACCACTACTGCGACTGCAAGGACCAGGACTACTTCCTGTCTGGGGACAAGATCAACGACATCGTCTGTTTGACCTCGGAGGAGCTGCCTCGCCCCATCCCGGTGCTGGCGTGTCAGGATCGCGTTCTCAGGGTGCTACAg GGGTCTGACTTGGCCTATGAAGCAGAAGTGCCAGGACCTCCATCTGTACTAGAACGCTacaacaaagatggag GAGAGGACGTCCTGTACGGGACAACGGACGGCAAAATCGGGCTGATTCAGATCGGCGAGAGTGTGGCGGCCATTAAATGGGAGATTGACAACGACAAAAGGAAAGGAG GTATCCTCTGTCTCGACACCTATGACATCACCGGCGACGGCGTGAGCGACGTCCTGGTGGGCCGCGACGACGGCACGGTGGCCGTTTACGGTTTTGACAGCGGCAACGAGCCCACGCTACGCTTCGAGCAC GCCTTGTCCGAAAGCGTGACCTCCATCCAGGGAGGCTGCGTGGGAAAGGAATCCTACGACGAGGTCTTGACCGCCACCTATACAG GTTGGGTGACGGGTCTGACCACAGAACCCCAAAAGGCTGAAATGGGTGCTGGAGACGAGGTCAGGATGAGCAAAGAGACTCAATCCAAAATGGAAGCCCTCAG GGCGGAGGTGGAGCAGCTCCAGGTGAAGGTCCAGCTGGGCCGCGAGCAGTACCAGCAGACGTCGCTGTCCAAGACGGCCGTCGCCGTGGCGCCCGCTTTCAGCATCAACGACAAGTTCACGCTGTGCCAGGATGACGCCAGCTACAGCCTCATGCTGGAGGTGCAGACCGCCATCGACAACCTGCTGCTGCAG AGCGACGTCCCCATCGACCTGCTGGATGTGGACAACAACTCGGCGGTGGTCAGCTTCAGCGAGTGCGACTCGGAG CAGCCAAATGGCAACTTCCTGCTGGCCACTTACAGGTGTCAAGCCAACACCACCAGACTGGAGCTCAAG GTTCGGTCCATCGAGGGGCAGTACGGCACCTTGCGGGCTTACGTCACCCACCGGCTGCAGCCCAAGACGTGTCAGGTTCGCCAGTATCACATCAAACCTCTGTCTCTTCACCAACGCACGCACAGCATCGACCACGAAAG ACCCATGAACAGGCTGAGTCTGGTGGGACAGTTCAGTTTCGCAGAGATCCACTCGTGGGTGGTCTTCTGTCTGCCGGAGGTGCCGGAAAAGACGCCAGCTGGGGAGAGCGTCACCTTTTACTTCCTCAACACCTTCTTGGGTACGCAGCTGCACGCCACCTACAG caAAGGGGAGGGTCACTTCAAGTCGGACAACATCTCCACCATCTCCATCCTGAGCGACGTCCTCTCCAAagaggccaccaaacgcaaaaTCAACCTGAACATTTCATACG ATATCAACGACGACTCTGTGAGCCACACCCTCAAGATGATCCACCCGAAGCTGGAGTACCAGTTGGTGCTGGCGAGAAAAGTTCAGCTCATCGATGCTCTGAAA GAGCTCCAGCTTCACGAGGGCAACGCCGACTTCCTCATCTCGGAATATCGCAGCATCCTGGACGAGTCGGACAGTCTGCTGGAGGAGTACAAGAGGCAGCCGGCGCACCTGGAGAGGCTTTACg GCATGATCACAGACCTCTTCATCGATAAGTTCAAGTTCAAAGGGCAGAATGTGAAAGCCAAAGTGACGTCGCTCTTGGAGATCCTGGATAATTACGATTTAAATTCATTATTAGACTTTTTCAACGAGGCTTAA
- the tmem33 gene encoding transmembrane protein 33 has protein sequence MADNTQQSPQRLGPMQFLMNNKLESTMWLSRLFTVYCSVMFILPILGPYAASNFYQRALLANALTSALRLHHRLPRFQLSRSFLGQALQEDSCHYLLYSLILVNYPITTVSIFPVFLFSLLHATTYTKKVLDSVGPSSLMFIRNLLDKMSANQQNILKFIACNEIFLMPATVFMLFSGQGSLLLPFIYYRFLSLRYTSRRNPYCRTLFTELRILLEHFIMKPACPAFFRRMCLSSIAFVSRLAPNGV, from the exons ATGGCAGACAACACTCAGCAAAGCCCTCAGAGGCTGGGGCCCATG CAATTTTTAATGAACAATAAGCTGGAATCTACGATGTGGCTGTCGCGCCTTTTCACCGTCTACTGCTCCGTTATGTTCATTCTACCAATTTTGGG gCCCTACGCGGCGTCCAACTTCTACCAGCGGGCGCTGCTGGCCAACGCCCTCACCAGCGCCCTGCGCTTGCACCATCGGCTTCCCAGGTTCCAGCTGAGCCGGTCGTTCCTGGGTCAGGCGTTGCAAGAGGACAGCTGTCACTACCTGCTTTACTCGCTCATCCTCGTCAACTACCCCATCACCA CAGTGAGCATCTTCCCGGTCTTCCTCTTCTCCCTCCTCCACGCAACCACCTACACCAAAAAGGTCCTCGAC TCGGTGGGCCCCAGCAGCCTGATGTTCATCCGGAACCTCCTGGACAAGATGTCGGCCAATCAGCAGAACATCCTGAAGTTCATCGCTTGTAACGAGATCTTCTTGATGCCAGCCACCGTCTTCATGCTCTTCAG TGGTCAGGGAAGCTTGCTGCTGCCTTTCATCTACTATCGCTTCCTCAGCCTGCGCTACACTTCCAGAAGAAACCCATATTGCCG CACTCTGTTCACTGAGCTGCGAATCCTCCTGGAGCACTTCATCATGAAGCCGGCGTGCCCCGCCTTCTTCCGGAGGATGTGCCTCAGCAGCATCGCCTTCGTCAGCCGTTTGGCGCCCAACGGCGTCTGA
- the ccna2 gene encoding cyclin-A2: protein MSGANRTQASELHNQENMQTRLRASLKQRPEDKENVPPQLAAPRTVLGSLQTNQTSKSQSLRALKQESSQSLASKNEDFSKGSKPSAFQIHVDQPSDAAVKKQCSDTAAAPVKVQELPEDSPLKIDHAVARLRQPLATLDIPGAAMDISFGSPMDMSVIEGEEKTFNVTEVPEYAAEIHTYLREMEVKCQPRSGYMRKQPDITNSMRAILVDWLVEVGEEYKLQSETLYLAVNYIDRFLSSMSVLRGKLQLVGTAAMLLASKFEEIYPPEVSEFVYITDDTYTKKQVLRMEQLVLKVLSFDLAAPTINQFLTQYFLHHVATKEVESLAMYLGELSLVDSDPFLKYLPSQTAAAAYILANATITGASWPKSLAEKTGYTLSQLRPCLEDLHRMYLNAPQHAQQSVREKYKTSKHHEVSAIEPPTTLQFD, encoded by the exons ATGTCGGGCGCAAACCGTACCCAAGCCAGCGAGCTCCACAACCAAGAGAACATGCAGACGAGACTGCGTGCCTCGCTGAAGCAGCGACCCGAGGACAAGGAGAACGTCCCGCCGCAGCTGGCGGCCCCGAGGACGGTGCTGGGGTCTCTGCAGACCAACCAGACGAGTAAAAGTCAGAGCCTGCGCGCCCTCAAGCAG GAATCCTCACAGTCCCTGGCCTCTAAAAACGAAGACTTCTCCAAAGGCTCCAAGCCGTCCGCCTTCCAGATCCACGTGGACCAGCCCTCCGACGCGGCCGTCAAGAAGCAGTGCAGTGacaccgccgccgcccccgtCAAGGTTCAGGAGCTCCCCGAGGACTCTCCGCTAAAGATAGACCATGCCGTCGCCCGTCTGCGCCAGCCGCTGGCCACGCTCGACATCCCGGGGGCGGCCATGGACATCAGTTTTG GCTCTCCTATGGACATGTCTGTGATCGAGGGCGAGGAGAAGACCTTCAATGTCACGGAGGTGCCCGAATACGCCGCGGAGATTCACACCTATTTGAGGGAAATGGAG GTCAAGTGCCAGCCCCGATCGGGCTACATGCGAAAGCAGCCCGACATCACCAACAGCATGCGGGCCATCCTGGTGGACTGGCTGGTGGAGGTGGGCGAGGAGTACAAGCTCCAGAGCGAGACCCTCTACCTGGCCGTCAATTACATCGACCGCTTCCTGTCGTCCATGTCGGTGCTGCGCGGCAAGTTGCAGCTGGTGGGCACCGCTGCCATGCTGCTGGCCTC CAAATTCGAGGAGATCTACCCTCCGGAGGTGTCCGAGTTCGTCTACATAACAGACGACACCTACACGAAGAAGCAGGTGTTGAGGATGGAACAACTGGTGCTTAAAGTGCTCTCCTTTGACCTGGCGGCGCCCACCATCAACCAGTTCCTCACTCAGTACTTCCTGCACCATGTGGCCACCAAGGAAGTGGAGAGCCTCGCCATG TATCTTGGTGAGCTCAGCCTGGTGGATTCGGACCCCTTCCTGAAGTATCTTCCTTCCCAGACTGCCGCCGCCGCCTACATCCTGGCCAACGCCACCATCACTGGTGCATCATGG CCCAAATCTCTGGCGGAGAAGACGGGCTACACTCTGAGCCAGCTGAGGCCGTGTCTGGAGGATCTTCACAGGATGTACCTGAACGCACCGCAGCATGCTCAGCAGTCAGTCAGGGAGAAGTACAAGACTTCAAA GCATCATGAAGTTTCTGCCATTGAGCCTCCAACCACTCTACAGTttgactga